The sequence below is a genomic window from Fibrobacter sp. UWB10.
GTCGAAGTGGGCCGCAAAAAAGTGCAGGCGCTTGCCACACAGAACAAGACCTTGAAGGCCGAAATCGATTCCTTGAAGGCGGAACTCCAGAATTTGGCTAACGTGCGCCAGAAATCCCTGGGCACAGTCAAGTACTTTGAAAACCGTAAGGCCAAGTACGGCGAATCGCTTGCCATGGTAATCGATTCCTTGGTGCCGGTATTTGAATCGGACTTTCCGTACCGCAACGATGAAACTGTCAAGAGCATTCAAGAAATTGCAAACCAGCTCCATAAGGGCTTGATTGAAGCAGACGACGGCTTGAACCGTGCGCTCGAAGTCTTTTACGACCGCATTCGCCTGGGTTACACGACCGAAGTGTACAAAGGATTCTTGCAGGTGGATGCTCGCAATGTTCCGGGTACTTACTTGCGCTATGGTGCTGTCGCCTCGATTTTCGTGAGTAACGATGGCAACGATGTGCTGTGGCTTAGCCGGACGGCCGATGGCGGTTATGCCTGGAAGAACGTGTCCGATGACCTTGCCATGCGCACGGCAATGAAGGATGTGATGAAGGTGGCCGAAGGTAAGACGGCTCCGAGACTTGTCATGATTCCGGTGACGATTCCGAAGGAGGGCAAGTAAATGAAATGTGAAATGTGGAATGTGAGATGTGGAGTGGCTTCTCTCGTTTTGGCGGCCTCTCTTGCAACATTGGCTCCGCTCTCTTACGCTCAGCAGAATGCCGATATCGATGCCGTGAAGCAGCGTGCCGCGTTAAACAGCGCGAAGGCTGATTTGGAAGAAGCTCGCAAAAAGCGTGACATGGCCGTTGCTGCTCGCTGGAAGGACCGCGAAACGGCCAACCAGGAACGCGAACTCTTTAATGAAAAGTATAACGAAAGCAAGGAAAAGGTCGACGCCTTGATGTCGGAACGTGCACGTCTGTTCGAAGATGTGCGCGTTGCTCGCGAAGACTTGGCTCAGGTGAAGCTGCAGGCCGAAAAGGCTCGCGCCGAATACTTGTCGCTGGCTGCTGGCCCTGAACGCTTGGAAACGCTTGCGAAGTTCAGCGAACAGGGAATTCCGTTCAAGATTGCTGAACGTGTCGAAGTGCAGAACAAGGTCAAAAAGGAAATGGGCTTGTACAGGGACGATCCCTTGCGCATTGCTCAAGCAGTTCTGAATGCAGCCAAGAATGAAATGGAATTCTCTCGCGAAGTCCAGGTAGAAAATGCCGAACTTGTTTTCGGAAACGCAGTGGCACAAGGTGGTCGCATGCGCCTGGGCGGACTTTACGCGATGCAGATGGCTAACGCTGTCGATATCAACGGCTTGCATCCGGCTGCTTTGATGCTCCCGGTGGCTGGCGAAAAGAAGCGCGTGTTCAGCTGGCAAGAAAACTTGACTCCCGATACCAAGTCTGAAATCAGCAAGGCTTTTGTCGAATCGAAGGATTCCGCCTACGTGATGGTACCGGTCGATGTACTCTTGAGTACAGAACTTTCGTCTGAAATGGCGAACCACCAGGAAACCACCTGGAAAGACGACTTGAGGGAATTCTTTAAGAACGGTGGTCTTTTGATGTACCCGCTGTCTGTGCTCTTTGCGCTGGGTCTTTTGATTGCCTTGTGGCGCTTTGTGTGGCTCTCTTATAGGGGCTTTGGTTCTATTGCCGCACACCGTGTGATTAAGGCTCTGAAGGCGGGCGATATCGAATCTGCTCGCAAGCTTGCCGTAAAGACTCACGGCGAAGTCGGTCGCGTGCTCAAGACGGTGCTGACCAAGAATTACAAGGACCGCGAAAGTGCAGAACGCGCCCTCGAAGAACTTTTCTCTGCTGAAGTTCCCAAGCTGGATTTTGGTCTGAACTGGATTTCTGTGTTTGCGGCTGTGGCTCCGTTGCTTGGCCTTTTGGGTACGGTGATGGGAATGATTGAACTTTTCGACGTGATTACCATGCACGGTACCTCTGACCCGAAACTTTTGGCAGGCGGTATTTCGATTGCTCTTGTCACGACGGAAACGGGTTTGATTGTTGCCATTCCGTTGCAGCTGATTCACACGTTCCTGGTGAACCGTTCTGAAGCCTTGCGCGGTCGCATGGAAAAGGCCGGTCTTGCCGTGTTGAATGCTCTTTGGATTAAGGAAAAGTAGTGCCTGCAGTAGACCAAAATTCCGTACTTGAAGCGGCAATGGCCATTCTCTTTAGAGGTGGCTGGGTGCTTGCCCCGATCTTTGTGTTGGGGTGGTTCGGTTGGTTTTTAATGCTCGAACGCTACGCCTACTACTTTATGCTTCGCGGCGGTACCGTGAACGGCGTGGTGGGTGGATTCTGGAAGAATCTCGAAAAGAAGGGCGAAGATTTCGCTTTTGAAAAACTTTCGCACCACCGGTTCGGATATTTCTATGCGCTTGCCCGTGATGTCCGCAATTATCGCGACCAAGGGCCTACTGCGGTCCGCAACGCCATGGAAGAAACGCGCCACCGTATATCGCTCAATTTGTCTAGATCGCTCAAGACGATTTCGACATGCGCCGCTCTTTCT
It includes:
- a CDS encoding MotA/TolQ/ExbB proton channel family protein — translated: MKCEMWNVRCGVASLVLAASLATLAPLSYAQQNADIDAVKQRAALNSAKADLEEARKKRDMAVAARWKDRETANQERELFNEKYNESKEKVDALMSERARLFEDVRVAREDLAQVKLQAEKARAEYLSLAAGPERLETLAKFSEQGIPFKIAERVEVQNKVKKEMGLYRDDPLRIAQAVLNAAKNEMEFSREVQVENAELVFGNAVAQGGRMRLGGLYAMQMANAVDINGLHPAALMLPVAGEKKRVFSWQENLTPDTKSEISKAFVESKDSAYVMVPVDVLLSTELSSEMANHQETTWKDDLREFFKNGGLLMYPLSVLFALGLLIALWRFVWLSYRGFGSIAAHRVIKALKAGDIESARKLAVKTHGEVGRVLKTVLTKNYKDRESAERALEELFSAEVPKLDFGLNWISVFAAVAPLLGLLGTVMGMIELFDVITMHGTSDPKLLAGGISIALVTTETGLIVAIPLQLIHTFLVNRSEALRGRMEKAGLAVLNALWIKEK
- a CDS encoding MotA/TolQ/ExbB proton channel family protein; amino-acid sequence: MPAVDQNSVLEAAMAILFRGGWVLAPIFVLGWFGWFLMLERYAYYFMLRGGTVNGVVGGFWKNLEKKGEDFAFEKLSHHRFGYFYALARDVRNYRDQGPTAVRNAMEETRHRISLNLSRSLKTISTCAALSPMLGLLGTVSGMVHTFENIKLFGFGNPVLFADGISEALLTTQAGLLMSFPLMLAYNFLAGRVEKIEELAWSEALKYESYVFKEGKFEVK
- a CDS encoding DUF3450 family protein — protein: MKFHLLTKIFLCLSLAGVVSQAQETVESVRRQIKAVEAETAREKSLHEAEKKRHAEFVEVGRKKVQALATQNKTLKAEIDSLKAELQNLANVRQKSLGTVKYFENRKAKYGESLAMVIDSLVPVFESDFPYRNDETVKSIQEIANQLHKGLIEADDGLNRALEVFYDRIRLGYTTEVYKGFLQVDARNVPGTYLRYGAVASIFVSNDGNDVLWLSRTADGGYAWKNVSDDLAMRTAMKDVMKVAEGKTAPRLVMIPVTIPKEGK